The genomic segment ATGCTTAGTGGGCCTCTTACACTTATTAGTCACAAATATTCCTTATTGAGATATACTTATACAAGAGTTGTATGAAATAGCGTCTTGGTTTGACGCAGAGTGACTTTACAACAAGCACTGTGCCGATACTTTGGAACTTTTCAACTCGGAGGTTCCTTTAACCGCTAGGCCTAATATCCACGTAGATCGCACGCATTGAAGATTGCAAGAAGACAGTTTACATCTTGAGTAAAAACTATGAAGTCCACAGAGCGACAACTTAATACCACTCATTCCTTATACAAAGTCACCTATCGTCATTTGcaggttgcatgcattcgtcaaatgctACGCCGTGGACATTAGGCCTCCATTATTATAATTCTCTGTAACCACGACGCCCATAAACCAGACACGAATATGACACAGACAAATATGAACCCTCAATAGACCTGGTAGAATCGACATTGGCATGTCGACGTGACCAGACGACACAGTACCAAGCTTACATCACAAACTAATTAGTTACTGATTACAGTCAGACATTGGATGATAATGAGCTAAATGTTCACTCCAGATTTATTGCaagattgttttttaaaatataaatctcaTATATTTATGAAGAAAGAAGGAAAGAAATTTAAGACAAATCTCGCTTAAGAAAATCTGTTTTCCATTTTGAGTGTATTTCATCGacaaaaatcattattaaacGCTTAAATCTGACCACTATTTtcagaaaacaatattataacaacTATAGGTTGAAATCTACTTTGCCAATCAACTATCAAATTGTAATTTTTCGACGTTAAAATCGGCAATTTAGTATTTAAACATAGATTTAGATCCAATGTCGGACTGTGTACAGTAGTTGCGTGTGTCCTTACGCGCTGGCGACGGGCGCGTCCATGGCGGGGATGTAGTCGAGCGCCATGAGGCACGCGAACACTGTCATGATCATCTTCGGTTTCCTCTCCGTAATGTCCTCTGGTAGCGCGTATACGCGCGCTCCGCAACGACGCGCCATTGAAATCGCGTATTTCGCGTTGGCTAGGTTCTCCTGTGGACACGGAAGGGAGTttgttgagttttattttagtccagttaagtagtaagtacctctgagtttgtttcggcatttcttctcagagtagtccgataggaaatgccggcctcatctagttatttaagagattgacgtgtaaaagatttacattgtaacctatttgcaaaaataaatatcatttatcaagtGTTGCTGCAAAACTGCTGGCAAAAaatcgtattttcttttattcctcTGAGAACACCAAATTGCATTTACTATTATTGATTCAAGTCTCTCTGTCTCCTTGTATACACAAAAACAAAGTTTCAATatgattaaacattaaaatctgCCTTACCTCCTCGTTGCCTCCGGGCAGCACGAGGTCGTAGTTGATGGAGCCAGGCTTGATGGCGTCGATCAGGTCGATCACCACCTTACCGTCAGCCAACACCTCATCCTGGAATAAGAACACGAAATTTATTATAACCAAacttttgaatataaaaaatcaataattttaagtttcaatttatGGAgctattagcttctgccagaggcttcgcccgcgtccccgtgggataaaaaatatcctatgtgttattccagaccataatctatccctgttccaaatttcatcccgatcctttcagtcgttttgacgtgattgagtaacaaacatacacacaactcacaaactttcgtatttataataatattaagtagtttGTACCTGGAAGCTCCTAATGGACGAGGTCTTGCCGGCGCCGGCGAGTTTGTTGTTGACCCACTGCACGATCTCCTTCTCGATGATGGGGTTCCCGGTGTTGGCCAGCCGGGTCAGCACCGACAGCGTGTACGCGCGCATCAACTGCCAGATCAGGGCTGCAACCACATACTCACATAAGTAATATAAGTATAGtgcaaacatttttatgtttttgtttcagttgCTTTAGTTGTGGTTTCATTTCGATTTGGTTTATCTTGTTAAATGTCTACATTTTAACAGGCGTTCAAAATGGCTACCTAAATATATTCGTCAATCAAAATATacttatgttatcggcttactcatgtaactgcttgatgaagaactcgactagtttcaagcataACTGTTAGCAGTTatgcgagtaagccgataacgttataattaatttagtatgtctcaagaaagttataataaaattataacctaTATACCTATAAAGGTTTAGAAcctattaagtatatttttttgttgactggcagagtatttattatttgtaatttttctgCTGATCTTATTCTGATaacattataaagaaaatattaccttttacatggaacttataacacaattggtgaaaattaggtgtacattgtatagcggcattacgtgctgtaatgagcaccactgcctacccctttggggataaaggcgtgacgttgtgttatATAAAGACAATGATGCGTACCGAGTGTAAGCGTAGCATTCCCCTCGTTGATGTCGGCGCCCGCGATGCCGACGAGCGAGAACCCGAGCTGCCGGCCGAGCTCCACGGCGTAGTTGCAGTTCTCCAGCCGCTCCATGAACTTACGCAGCTTCGAGAACTGGCGGTGCACCTGCAGGTATAAGCAAATATGATTATAACTGTTCCTTGTAtagtaatctatactaatattaaaaagttaaaatttgtTTGAATACGACGTCGTAATCATAATCATAGTCACAGTCATTTACTTATTaacaaacaatgttttgtttctgtATTTACACATTAGAATAAgaataaaacatgaaataattaCGGATGcccaaaaataaagtaataagtccattaaacaacaaaataaatctgcaGAACTACTGGTTCCAATTGAATTATcaattttgtgttggatagtccatttatcgaggaaggctataggctataaaatatcacgcttcAATCAAGCccaaataaaagttaaaatgcttagttaacttacaaaataattaatataagttaaCCTGCTTAATTAACTAGCGTAATTTTAACCCAAATGTAATAAGAGACATTACACAAAGTTAAACTACGCGAAATTCAAATGGATAAAGAAACACAACAACCAAAAGCTCTAtactcaataaaacaaaagaagctATACCTTCTTCCAGTTAACTATGCCAGGCTTGATGATGTCATACAGCTGGAAGATGACGAGCCCGTCCGTCAGGTCCGAGTACAGCCAGTTCACGTGCGGCGCTACGCCCATCGAGTTCATCCAGTTGCGGTAAGCTACGGGCAAACACAAATACCTTATAATCACAGTTACTTATAATTGTGTGTTATTAAGtacagggaaattcttcatagtatctattcacccttctaCTGTCCCTATactaacggtaaaacggggtgattttGCCGTTAGTGAATTTAATATATACTAGCTTCTAGCTTGCGGTTTCTCCGCGATTAGAAAgtttatcacccaagtcagctcgtctgtataccaaatttcatcaaaatccgttcagtagtttcagcatgattgacggacaaagatccaaacaaagaaattttcacatttataatattatagtgtgacTTCTACTacaattaagtattatattttcttataactCTCATCAGCCATATTATTGACTTCTGGCGACATATAAATTGACAAGTTCCAAGCTACGCCAAGccttgcttatttattttaaagctcTTATTTATTGCaagtttattgtttgttatatgtatgtaaagatGTTGCTAAACATCGATGTAAAAATCAGTATTTCCACTATATAACTACTTGTTTTGTTCAAGGtttgaaacaaaaaatctaattaagtattcataaattaattatgtaaatgaataCTCTTACTGTCAAAATATCTGACGCATGCAAATTACTTTTGGTTTTACGTTCCGGctagttaattttttacttaaagtttttatgtaaattaagtcTTCAGTTAAAATCTGATTACTACGAAATACTGGCATTATTTCCAAACTTTGATGATTAATGAAATGTTGCATTAAGAACTTGCAAAATTAGGTATTTCAACAAATGAATCCTGAAAACCTAGATTTCTAATTACGTTGTAATTATTACACATCACATtataaatttacataataattgctATATAATGAGCACAATTTCCAACTCTGAGATACAAAGTACTGAgacagttacaaaaaaaaaatcttgtaccCAAGTCCTCTAGCTTAATAGTCTCGCTTCCaaccactggaccaacgaggcaaatACCGTAACatatcgggtttctttgaccctagagagtaactttgacccaaacttttagaccaattaaaaacttttttttttttttttgagggggcaaagacatccaatgacttctcccgccttgggcgaggcgagagggagtgtcagactcttactgactaaaaaccaccccgttccttctcctgcttttcgagccggagccccggtaaacccgctaggtagtccgcagctccggaaaagtTACCtcctagggtcaaagaaacccgatgttaccggtacttaaaacattaaaaccaaaacaaactcaCTCTTCTCCTCCCTGGTCTCGTCTAGCTGGTGCAGTTCCTCCGTGTCAGCGGTGCGCTGCAGGCCAGGATGCTGGTTGAACAGGTTGGCCACGAACGCCAGGTTCAGCTTGTATACTCCGCCCACCACGTCCGCGGGCGTCACGAACGCGCGACACCTGAGCTTCGCGGCTTGTTGCAGCATGAGTTCGGCACGACGGAGTAGGTCGGTTTCCTGTGGACGATGGTGAAGAAATATATTAGAATAGTTCTTATTGTTTTAGGAGTGATATTATTGAGATCCTAAACTTGATGTAAGTGTTTTTAGAATCGCTGGTGCATGAGATTTACATAGAGATAGACAGTTTGTTTATGGGAAAATTGTTGGTAATTCCACTTCCACCGCGCGCCAAAGAACAATTAAAGAACTATTATACTAAAGGAggtttatttgtgaaatttaATTGAATGGACCTaaggtattttatattatacaacctttacccttagtatgagttttctttacgtttaaggtAAGCGCGTTAGGctttctgattggccagctcgaataaatcaaccaatcagaccgccaaacgcgctctcgtttcgattactttaaacgtagagcaaactcgtactaaacgtACTTTTTCCTAACTAGACTTGAAACCCCTAACAACTTAAACTCTGTAAACGTTCTAGTCAACTTAACTCACCCTCAAAGCATCAAGCGTAACTCCAGAGTCGTCAGGCGCGATCTGTTTGAGCAGGTACGAGTAGATCTCGGAGTCGGCGACATCCTGCTGGAAGTTGGTGCAGCGGCGCGTGACGCCGGCGCTCTGCAGCTGGTGGTTCACCCATCGCAGCAGGATCGCCTCTGGTGACAGTGCCAACAGGTCCTCGATGCGTTCCTGGGAATGAGAGGAATTGGGGTTGATgttagtaataagtaataagagTTATCGAAGCGTTATACATACCTTTTATGAATAAGGGAAGAACCCTTAACTAAGTCAAATGTTGGGCAATTTTTAGACTCAGTgctatttataaacaattttaacaacTCTAAAGTTGTTCATAACTATTTTGGGGTGTTTCCGACCACCCTAAGGATGActgtaaaataaacagtaataaaatgaataaactgGAGTTTGCGTATTGAAATTTGCAATCGCAACAATCTACAAACAACTTAATCTAAGAAAGATTAACTTTTTATAAGGTGGCCATTGTTCTTTGCAGATCATGAGAACAGAGAGCAATTCTAgtttatgaattatatttatatttttaatggggTATATATAATCATCCGACGTCTTTttctgccttgggtgaggcgagagggagtgtcagactcttactgacaaaaaccactccgttcctagtcctccttttcgagcctgagcccctgtaaacccgctaggtagtccacagctccggatgaattatatttattgtacatacCTGGTCATTGAGCAGCTCAGTGAGACCGGGGCAGTGTTCCAATGTGATCTGGTTGAACAAACCGATACGGATGATCTGCCACAGCAGACCCAACACCAAGTGAGGTTTGCCTGCAAATTGTAATACatttgtttagaaaaatattttattgaaagaatataaaatataaaattatctacatcGTCATATCAACCACAAGACAACCGTTGCATAGACATCCTCCAAATTACATATGAATTCTTAGGagtctagtaaataaataatacaatgatAATAATCCAAGAACAAGATTTGGAAAATTCCAAGTcaatttataaacttttaaaaagtatgttttaacctcttgtatgacGATATaaaagacacaatagaaaacacattg from the Spodoptera frugiperda isolate SF20-4 chromosome 16, AGI-APGP_CSIRO_Sfru_2.0, whole genome shotgun sequence genome contains:
- the LOC118280711 gene encoding plastin-2, with the translated sequence MADNSKLTDEERAEIREQFEQLDTNSSGYIDLKELKEALDSVGYKIPQWKVRCMIEEYYDNGNKRGVNGSMNGDARKNAISLTEFEEFCANLKAQQVSSTFKQAVSKKENLEHLGGMSEASSDGTTHSVRLEEQMAFSGWINSNLEHDPDLKHLLPIDHEGKQLYEKLKDGLILCKVINHSCPDTIDERAINKKNLTLYTKHENLTLALVSSQAIGCNIVNIDAHDLAKGKPHLVLGLLWQIIRIGLFNQITLEHCPGLTELLNDQERIEDLLALSPEAILLRWVNHQLQSAGVTRRCTNFQQDVADSEIYSYLLKQIAPDDSGVTLDALRETDLLRRAELMLQQAAKLRCRAFVTPADVVGGVYKLNLAFVANLFNQHPGLQRTADTEELHQLDETREEKTYRNWMNSMGVAPHVNWLYSDLTDGLVIFQLYDIIKPGIVNWKKVHRQFSKLRKFMERLENCNYAVELGRQLGFSLVGIAGADINEGNATLTLALIWQLMRAYTLSVLTRLANTGNPIIEKEIVQWVNNKLAGAGKTSSIRSFQDEVLADGKVVIDLIDAIKPGSINYDLVLPGGNEEENLANAKYAISMARRCGARVYALPEDITERKPKMIMTVFACLMALDYIPAMDAPVASASPSQFARSGNGFKYEAADEGYGVEEAYNPEDAAEVEIVESVEVSEDPAPADELSEKPVPPPKPEILSAIPKSASVVDEQ